A genomic window from Arthrobacter globiformis includes:
- a CDS encoding amino acid ABC transporter ATP-binding protein — MSPTDGAAHEAAGATSQARPVLSVRNLAKAFGSNVVLRDIDLDVRRGNVVALIGPSGSGKTTVLRSLNGLETPDAGTVTFAGPGTSAGPGTDLSLDFSARVSKKEISDLRDRSAMVFQHYNLFPHMTVLQNVIEGPVQVQKRKRAEAVAEAEKLLARVGLADKRDAYPFELSGGQQQRVGIVRALALKPQLLLFDEPTSALDPELVGEVLGVIQELADEGWTMVIVTHELAFARQVADEVIFMDGGLVVERGPAAEVLRAPRQERTRQFVRRLLHEF; from the coding sequence ATGTCGCCCACTGACGGAGCAGCACACGAGGCAGCCGGAGCCACATCACAGGCCAGGCCCGTGCTGTCGGTCCGGAACCTCGCGAAGGCATTCGGCAGCAATGTGGTGCTGCGGGACATCGACCTCGACGTGCGCCGGGGCAACGTGGTGGCCCTGATCGGGCCGTCAGGTTCCGGCAAGACCACCGTGCTGCGCTCACTCAACGGACTGGAAACGCCCGACGCCGGGACGGTTACCTTTGCGGGGCCGGGCACCTCCGCAGGGCCGGGCACCGATCTGTCGCTGGATTTCTCCGCCAGGGTCTCCAAGAAGGAGATTTCAGATCTGCGGGACCGCAGCGCCATGGTGTTCCAGCACTACAACCTGTTCCCGCACATGACCGTCCTGCAGAACGTCATCGAAGGACCCGTCCAGGTCCAGAAGCGCAAGCGGGCCGAGGCGGTGGCCGAGGCCGAAAAGCTGCTCGCCAGGGTGGGACTGGCGGACAAACGCGACGCCTACCCGTTCGAGCTCTCCGGCGGCCAGCAGCAGCGGGTAGGGATCGTGCGTGCCCTGGCCCTGAAGCCCCAGCTGCTGCTGTTCGACGAGCCAACCTCGGCGCTGGACCCGGAACTCGTGGGCGAGGTCCTGGGCGTCATCCAGGAACTGGCCGACGAGGGATGGACCATGGTCATCGTCACCCACGAGCTTGCCTTCGCCCGCCAGGTAGCGGACGAGGTCATCTTCATGGACGGCGGCCTCGTGGTGGAGCGCGGACCGGCCGCCGAAGTCCTCCGCGCGCCGCGGCAGGAGCGGACCCGGCAGTTCGTCCGGCGCCTGCTGCATGAGTTCTGA
- a CDS encoding amino acid ABC transporter permease, whose amino-acid sequence MPLNWDLIWSSFGPIVTGAITGTIPLTLASFVIGLALALLVALMRLSRNAVVSGVARFYVSVIRGTPLLVQLFVIFYGLPSLGVKLDPWPSAIIAFSLNVGGYAAEVIRAAILSVPKGQWEAGHTIGMSRGQSLRRIILPQAARVSVPPLSNTFISLVKDTSLASLILVTELFRNAQQIAAFSQEFMALYLEAALVYWVICLALSSGQSVLERRLDRYVAH is encoded by the coding sequence ATGCCGTTGAACTGGGATCTCATCTGGAGCTCCTTCGGCCCTATTGTCACGGGTGCCATCACCGGCACCATCCCGCTGACGCTGGCGTCGTTCGTGATCGGCCTTGCCCTGGCCCTGCTGGTGGCGCTGATGCGCCTGAGCCGGAACGCCGTGGTGTCCGGCGTGGCGCGGTTCTACGTTTCGGTGATCCGCGGCACGCCGCTGCTGGTGCAGCTGTTTGTGATCTTCTACGGCCTGCCCAGCCTGGGCGTGAAGCTTGACCCGTGGCCCAGTGCCATCATCGCCTTTTCGCTCAACGTTGGCGGTTATGCTGCCGAGGTCATCCGCGCCGCCATCCTGTCGGTGCCCAAGGGGCAGTGGGAAGCCGGCCACACCATCGGCATGTCCCGTGGCCAGTCGCTGCGCCGCATCATCCTGCCACAGGCTGCGAGGGTGTCCGTGCCGCCGCTGTCCAACACCTTCATTTCGCTGGTCAAGGACACGTCCCTGGCCTCGCTGATCCTGGTCACGGAGCTCTTCCGCAACGCCCAGCAGATCGCGGCCTTCAGCCAGGAGTTCATGGCGCTCTACCTCGAGGCTGCCCTGGTCTACTGGGTGATCTGCCTGGCGCTCTCTTCCGGGCAGTCCGTCCTTGAAAGGAGACTGGACCGCTATGTCGCCCACTGA